The Drosophila gunungcola strain Sukarami chromosome 3L unlocalized genomic scaffold, Dgunungcola_SK_2 000003F, whole genome shotgun sequence genome contains a region encoding:
- the LOC128258665 gene encoding uncharacterized protein LOC128258665: MLEELREAKVLANVTSADVGPEAKEYNLLRADEEYRNGNVDHSIYYQVKAQFHSTDMRYITEAEELEKLRPTTEELIRSASNQEKVDYKSNKLWQSILKRLQEVEQQKPPEQPTKDALEYMDFLEDVRNATEGLTRISDICNAMPNEWCILHLCKGFNPATTYSVFNEIMASNGAIYLSLLRHCRSPQLGPICLRFAGDKLANLFREYSTMVQRFKRVVFVDPLNVKSREVKQKYWEELKVFESYLQKLHANLRDIFLPYSFLFFGKRYDCSDAQRQAKIIYSRVDDFCLLNQWSSHQRVLLSQAALHANRLDSANLKLISYELSSNENEIQSVYDMLKDFASDWNQVEERQPLVGRRFPTILVVDERLDHFNWEQLVTVQEFTRIKSLHCLWRLFQIHKSKIKHGYFTTNIKQGMCVINPDADLVNSSRRLRSFFEYWLPQWKHMFDTVPNEEVILKQAFQADCFVYAGHGSGLQYVNGRTISRAQVCGVVFLFGCDSTRMLGTGLYSALYGAHDYYHGALCPSIVGTLMPALDGNIDTVSATALSLWLAPGTKQVIPWTQIDRVPWLKSGIIKGKEKSATTMSVEPNYHLGSLCSIISLVHQGKVEPQVYNYSIYVCRGLPAWNLAVEKMPL; this comes from the exons CGACGAAGAATATCGCAATGGCAATGTGGATCACTCGATTTACTACCAGGTTAAAGCCCAGTTCCATTCCACCGACATGCGATATATTACCGAAGCGGAGGAACTGGAGAAACTACGACCCACAACGGAGGAGCTGATAAGGTCAGCCTCTAACCAGGAAAAAGTGGACTACAAAAG CAACAAACTCTGGCAGAGCATCCTCAAGCGTCTCCAGGAAGTGGAGCAGCAGAAACCTCCTGAGCAGCCCACCAAAGACGCCTTGGAGTACATGGACTTTCTGGAGGACGTACGGAATGCCACTGAGGGTTTAACCCGCATCTCGGATATATGTAATGCTATGCCCAACGAATGGTGTATCCTGCACCTCTGCAAGGGCTTCAATCCCGCCACCACCTACTCTGTGTTCAATGAGATAATGGCCAGCAATGGAGCCATTTATCTCAGCCTGCTGCGTCACTGTAGAAGTCCCCAATTGGGACCAATTTGCCTGAGATTTGCTGGCGACAAGCTGGCCAATCTCTTCCGGGAATACAGCACTATGGTGCAGAGATTCAAGCGAGTGGTCTTTGTGGATCCACTCAATGTGAAGAGCAGAGAGGTTAAGCAAAAGTATTGGGAGGAGCTGAAAGTTTTTGAATCCTATTTGCAA AAACTCCACGCCAACTTGCGGGACATATTCCTTCCCTATTCCTTTCTGTTCTTCGGGAAACGATACGACTGTAGTGATGCCCAAAGACAGGCCAAGATCATCTATAGTCGCGTCGATGATTTCTGCCTGCTTAACCAGTGGAGCAGTCACCAGCGCGTATTGCTCTCGCAAGCTGCTCTGCATGCCAATCGACTGGACTCCGCGAATCTCAAGCTCATCAGCTATGAGCTATCCAGCAACGAAAACGAAATCCAATCGGTGTACGATATGCTCAAGGACTTCGCCAGCGACTGGAATCAAGTAGAGGAGCGGCAGCCGCTGGTGGGCAGGAGATTTCCCACCATCCTGGTGGTCGATGAG cgccTTGACCATTTCAACTGGGAGCAGCTAGTCACCGTTCAAGAGTTTACCCGCATCAAATCACTGCATTGTCTATGGCGCTTGTTTCAGATTCACAAATCGAAGATAAAGCATGGCTACTTCACTACGAACATCAAACAAGGCATGTGTGTTATAAATCCGGATGCGGATTTGGTCAACTCCAGTCGCAGGCTGCGCAGCTTCTTTGAGTACTGGCTCCCGCAATGGAAGCATATGTTCGATACAGTGCCCAACGAGGAAGTGATTTTGAAGCAGGCCTTTCAGGCGGATTGTTTTGT CTACGCTGGCCACGGTTCTGGGCTGCAGTACGTCAATGGACGCACGATTTCTCGAGCCCAAGTTTGCGGCGTGGTCTTCCTGTTTGGTTGCGATTCCACGCGCATGTTAGGCACGGGCCTGTACAGCGCTCTGTACGGCGCACATGATTATTACCATGGAGCGTTATGCCCCTCGATAGTGGGCACTCTAATGCCCGCATTGGATGGCAATATAGATACAGTGTCGGCCACAGCCCTGAGTCTTTGGCTGGCTCCCGGCACTAAACAAGTAATCCCGTGGACGCAAATAGATCGAGTGCCTTGGCTCAAAAGTGGCATTATTAAAG GAAAGGAGAAAAGCGCGACCACAATGAGTGTTGAACCCAACTATCATCTGGGCAGCCTTTGCTCCATTATCTCGCTGGTGCACCAGGGAAAAGTGGAGCCTCAGGTCTACAACTACAGCATTTATGTGTGCCGCGGTCTGCCCGCATGGAATTTGGCCGTTGAAAAGATGCCTTTGTAG